In Daphnia magna isolate NIES linkage group LG5, ASM2063170v1.1, whole genome shotgun sequence, a single genomic region encodes these proteins:
- the LOC116927188 gene encoding uncharacterized protein LOC116927188 isoform X2 translates to MAKSKRSKRSRKSSSDSSSSSSSDSDSSSSSSTSSSSSSDFLDTKPKKFVFKKRISGRLAKWVVKGIPEKQVKAAREAFKPSVEKLDKRYDTSNLFTNPRLDETLYAALKSVKNSWAAIANIDPQEKVYRRQTDLILDMAKPLLFLVNKNKFKKKSSDALALKSLTMLWCHLFKDISTTRRLTILSPVHPNHVGLLSRSAETLPIGGEDLFGDAFIRELLAQVQTAALVNISVAPSATSTPVKPRPQPPAGPSNPNFSQRYHDNNRYVFLICVFLLSWTPFALDNFFCPRPF, encoded by the coding sequence ATGGCTAAATCTAAGAGATCTAAACGATCCCGTAAATCGAGTTCAGATTCAAGCTCGAGCTCAAGCTCGGACTCTGACTCTTCTAGTTCTTCCAGTACCTCTAGTTCTAGCTCCTCGGACTTTCTTGACACCAAGCCCAAAAAGTTCGTTTTCAAAAAACGTATTTCTGGCCGTCTCGCTAAGTGGGTTGTAAAGGGAATCCCCGAGAAGCAAGTGAAAGCGGCTAGAGAAGCATTTAAGCCTTCGGTCGAGAAGCTGGACAAGAGATACGACACTTCCAACCTTTTCACCAACCCTAGATTGGACGAGACACTTTACGCGGCCCTCAAATCGGTCAAAAATTCCTGGGCCGCCATCGCTAATATCGACCCGCAGGAAAAAGTGTATAGAAGGCAGACTGACTTGATTTTGGACATGGCCAAACCACTCTTGTTTCTTGTTAACAAGAATAAATTCAAGAAGAAATCTTCCGACGCTTTGGCCCTAAAATCACTGACGATGTTATGGTGTCATCTCTTCAAAGATATCTCCACCACCCGACGGCTCACCATCTTGTCGCCGGTTCACCCTAACCACGTCGGCCTTCTTTCTCGCTCTGCTGAGACGCTCCCCATTGGCGGTGAAGATCTCTTTGGCGACGCTTTCATCAGGGAACTTTTGGCCCAAGTCCAGACTGCTGCACTGGTCAACATCTCCGTCGCTCCTTCTGCTACATCCACTCCTGTCAAACCCAGGCCCCAGCCACCAGCAGGTCCCAGCAATCCTAATTTTTCTCAACGGTATCACGACAACAACCGGTATGTCTTTCTTATATGTGTTTTTCTGTTAAGTTGGACACCATTTGCTCTCGACAATTTTTTCTGTCCCCGCCCTTTTTGA
- the LOC116927188 gene encoding uncharacterized protein LOC116927188 isoform X1 — MWKILVTTKLLKLPYITLCHTILISSIIAIFIFTNAPGKSAHNRAEWRMAPLSRPLSGLILPHNHYGNHLDAAGNTIDVDLEKQYFEKSGTTLAEVWGEVVFDRYPCVAEYVDPDYSEFSQDRLNVKDQYWFSQHVCTSPYFTQIVKCKNLTGCNGPRSSYLAVVPTRFIPPPIPLIQTNKGLKASYRSGFESHVFPSLFLSLHLSRDLLPTSTKEFQTLPYDLYTPLVQSQLSDRICKKFSLYFASEVMLKSHMIVHKKKTQSANTVIEKEIIVARTRPVRIAAMRQREMMAIIVL, encoded by the exons ATGTGGAAAATCCTCGTTACAACAAAGTTATTGAAGTTGCCATACATCACTTTGTGTCACACGATCTTGATTTCTTCTATTATCGCGATTTTTATCTTTACAAATGCACCAG GCAAGAGTGCCCATAATCGAGCAGAGTGGAGGATGGCTCCTTTAAGTCGCCCACTATCTGGGTTAATTCTTCCTCATAATCACTACGGGAACCACCTTGACGCAGCTGGTAATACCATCGATGTGGACCTTGAAAAACAGTACTTTGAAAAATCTGGGACTACTCTAGCAGAGGTATGGGGTGAAGTAGTATTTGATAGATATCCTTGTGTTGCTGAATATGTGGATCCGGATTATTCCGAATTCAGTCAAGATCGGCTCAACGTGAAAGATCAGTATTGGTTTTCGCAGCATGTTTGCACGAGCCCGTACTTTACGCAAATTGTTAAGTGTAAAAATCTAACGGGTTGTAATGGGCCGAGAAGCTCATACTTGGCCGTTGTTCCTACACGGTTTATCCCTCCTCCGATTCCGTTGATACAAACTAACAAAGGTTTAAAAGCTTCTTATCGAAGTGGCTTTGAAAGTCACGTCTTTCcatctttatttttatcgcTTCATCTTTCACGCGACTTATTGCCTACTTCAACTAAAGAATTCCAAACGCTCCCTTATGATCTGTACACACCCTTGGTTCAGTCACAGTTATCGGATCGAATTTGCAAAAAATTTTCGCTTTATTTTGCATCGGAAGTTATGCTGAAGAGTCACATGATCgtacacaaaaagaagacTCAAAGCGCAAACACAGTCATTGAAAAAGAGATCATCGTCGCAAGAACTAGACCTGTTCGCATCGCAGCGATGCGACAGAGAGAGATGATGGCTATTATTGTATTGTAA
- the LOC116935753 gene encoding larval cuticle protein LCP-22 yields the protein MKIAIIVAILVALVAAQQEPVAIVSSNSETNADGSYTYAFETADGTKVEESGSQKQVGPKPEDIGTVSRGSYSYTSPDGVVITVNWVADEKGFQATGDHLPTPPPMPEHVVKLLADLKAAGAL from the exons ATGAAAATC GCAATTATCGTAGCGATCCTCGTGGCTCTCGTTGCCGCTCAGCAGGAGCCAGTGGCCATCGTCTCATCCAATAGCGAAACGAACGCAGATGGAAGTTATACTTATGC CTTTGAGACCGCTGATGGAACCAAAGTTGAAGAAAGTGGCAGCCAGAAACAAGTTGGTCCAAAACCTGAAGACATTGGAACAGTGTCCAGGGGATCCTACTCCTACACTTCTCCGGATGGCGTTGTGATCACCGTTAACTGGGTAGCTGATGAGAAGGGATTCCAGGCTACAGGTGACCATCTACCAACTCCTCCCCCGATGCCCGAACATGTCGTCAAACTCTTGGCTGACTTGAAAGCTGCTGGCGCTCTGTAA
- the LOC116927671 gene encoding uncharacterized protein LOC116927671 translates to MRTTIVVALFAVVVAAPTNDKEDIAITSTTNEINVDGNDVHDFDMAEGTEDYEDGKVKKFGTKPEDIGVASKGSYSYNFPGTIITVNWITDEKTKAVHTYIQVSYPMQKPACRSMSCTIDD, encoded by the exons ATGCGAACC ACGATTGTTGTGGCCCTCTTCGCTGTGGTTGTTGCAGCACCCACCAACGATAAGGAAGACATCGCCATAACCTCAACGACCAACGAAATTAACGTAGATGGAAACGATGTGCATGA TTTCGATATGGCTGAGGGAACAGAAGATTACGAAGATGGGAAAGTGAAGAAATTCGGTACCAAACCAGAAGATATTGGAGTGGCTTCCAAGGGATCGTATTCGTACAACTTTCCTGGAACCATCATCACCGTCAACTGGATTACCGACGAGAAAACGAAAGCTGTGCACACTTACATTCAAGTCAGCTATCCGATGCAAAAGCCTGCTTGCAGGTCAATGTCTTGCACGATTGACGATTGA
- the LOC116936199 gene encoding extensin-2-like isoform X1, with amino-acid sequence MGIHGITLLITVAVMAGSCIAVPMGSPSSSYGGYSYQTTSAAPYYTTTYAAPSYYTTKAPEYYPTTYAAPTYYTEAPKYYSTKAPEYYTTTYAAPTYYTEEPKYYSAPSYYTGSPVYYTTTYATPSYYTEAPTYYTTKAPEYYTTTYASPVYYTEAPKYDSAPSYTTTVSYYTTTEAPKYYVAPTYYTEAAPSYYSEPTYYTEAPKYYAAPSYYTTTAPSYFVEPTYYTTTYAAPSYYTEAAEYYTTKAPEYYTKKAEYYTTTYAAPAYYTEAPKYLAQQYTTTYAAPSYYTEAPKYYTTTYAAPVYYTEAPQYYTTKATEYYTTAGQEYYTKKAEYYTTPYAAPAYYTEAPKYYTTTYATPAYYIEAAEYYTKKAAEYYTTKAAEYYTTKAAEYYTTTYAAPAYQTEAPKYYQSEAPKYYQTEAPKYNRTEAPRYYTTKAPEYTTAYAAPSYYTEAPKYYTTTYATPSYYTEAPKYY; translated from the exons ATGG GTATCCATGGCATTACACTTCTAATTACTGTTGCCGTTATGGCTGGATCGTGCATAGCTGTGCCAATGGGTTCTCCGTCTTCTAGCTATGGtggttattcataccaaactACCAgtgctgcgccgtactacacgACGACGTATGCTGCCCCCAGTTATTACACTACAAAGGCGCCCGAGTACTACCCCACAACATATGCGGCACccacttactacaccgaggctcccaaGTATTACAGCACGaaggctcctgaatactacaccaccacgtATGCAGCTCCGACTTACTATACGGAGGAACCAAAATACTACTCCGCACCGAGCTATTACACAGGATCGCCAGTATATTACACGACAACGTATGCCactccaagctactacaccgaggctcccacTTACTATACCACAAAGGCCCCTGAGTATTACACCACAACTTACGCTTCACcagtttactacaccgaggccccGAAATATGACTCTGCTCCAAGCTACACTACAACCGTGTCGTACTACACAACTACAGAGGCGCCTAAGTATTACGTAGCACCaacctactacactgaagccgcGCCATCTTATTACTCCGAGccgacctactacactgaagccccgaagtactacgctgccccaagttactacaccacgactGCTCCTTCGTACTTCGTCGAACCTacttactacaccacaacttatGCTGCTCCGTCTTACTATActgaggctgctgaatactacacaactaaagcCCCAGAGTACTACACAAAgaaagctgaatactacaccaccacttacgccGCTCCAGCTtattacactgaggctcccaaatATTTGGCTCAACAatacactacaacatatgcTGCCCCAAGCTATTATACAGAAGCCCCGAAGtactacactacaacatatgccgctccggtttactacaccgaagctccTCAATACTATACCACAAAGGCcactgaatactacacaactgcCGGCCAGGAGTATTACACGAAGAAAGctgagtactacaccacaCCATACGCTGCTCCAgcttactacaccgaggcgcctaagtactacaccaccacctACGCTACTCCGGCTTACTACATtgaggctgctgaatactacaccaaaaaggctgctgaatactacaccacaaaggctgctgaatactacaccacaaaggctgctgaatactacacaaccaCTTACGCTGCTCCAGCTTACCAGACTGAGGCCCCCAAATATTACCAGAGTGAGGCCCCCAAATATTACCAGACTGAGGCCCCCAAATATAACCGGACTGAGGCTCCAAGATATTATACTACAAAGGCCCCCGAGTATACCACAGCATATGCTGCACCgagctactacactgaagctccgaaatactacacaacaacctatgcaaccccatcctactacactgaggctcccaagtactaTTAA
- the LOC116936199 gene encoding extensin-2-like isoform X3: MGIHGITLLITVAVMAGSCIAVPMGSPSSSYGGYSYQTTSAAPYYTTTYAAPSYYTTKAPEYYPTTYAAPTYYTEAPKYYSTKAPEYYTTTYAAPTYYTEEPKYYSAPSYYTGSPVYYTTTYATPSYYTEAPTYYTTKAPEYYTTTYASPVYYTEAPKYDSAPSYTTTVSYYTTTEAPKYYVAPTYYTEAAPSYYSEPTYYTEAPKYYAAPSYYTTTAPSYFVEPTYYTTTYAAPSYYTEAAEYYTTKAPEYYTKKAEYYTTTYAAPAYYTEAPKYLAQQYTTTYAAPSYYTEAPKYYTTTYAAPVYYTEAPQYYTTKATEYYTTAGQEYYTKKAEYYTTPYAAPAYYTEAPKYYTTTYATPAYYIEAAEYYTTKAAEYYTTTYAAPAYQTEAPKYYQSEAPKYYQTEAPKYNRTEAPRYYTTKAPEYTTAYAAPSYYTEAPKYYTTTYATPSYYTEAPKYY, translated from the exons ATGG GTATCCATGGCATTACACTTCTAATTACTGTTGCCGTTATGGCTGGATCGTGCATAGCTGTGCCAATGGGTTCTCCGTCTTCTAGCTATGGtggttattcataccaaactACCAgtgctgcgccgtactacacgACGACGTATGCTGCCCCCAGTTATTACACTACAAAGGCGCCCGAGTACTACCCCACAACATATGCGGCACccacttactacaccgaggctcccaaGTATTACAGCACGaaggctcctgaatactacaccaccacgtATGCAGCTCCGACTTACTATACGGAGGAACCAAAATACTACTCCGCACCGAGCTATTACACAGGATCGCCAGTATATTACACGACAACGTATGCCactccaagctactacaccgaggctcccacTTACTATACCACAAAGGCCCCTGAGTATTACACCACAACTTACGCTTCACcagtttactacaccgaggccccGAAATATGACTCTGCTCCAAGCTACACTACAACCGTGTCGTACTACACAACTACAGAGGCGCCTAAGTATTACGTAGCACCaacctactacactgaagccgcGCCATCTTATTACTCCGAGccgacctactacactgaagccccgaagtactacgctgccccaagttactacaccacgactGCTCCTTCGTACTTCGTCGAACCTacttactacaccacaacttatGCTGCTCCGTCTTACTATActgaggctgctgaatactacacaactaaagcCCCAGAGTACTACACAAAgaaagctgaatactacaccaccacttacgccGCTCCAGCTtattacactgaggctcccaaatATTTGGCTCAACAatacactacaacatatgcTGCCCCAAGCTATTATACAGAAGCCCCGAAGtactacactacaacatatgccgctccggtttactacaccgaagctccTCAATACTATACCACAAAGGCcactgaatactacacaactgcCGGCCAGGAGTATTACACGAAGAAAGctgagtactacaccacaCCATACGCTGCTCCAgcttactacaccgaggcgcctaagtactacaccaccacctACGCTACTCCGGCTTACTACATtgag gctgctgaatactacaccacaaaggctgctgaatactacacaaccaCTTACGCTGCTCCAGCTTACCAGACTGAGGCCCCCAAATATTACCAGAGTGAGGCCCCCAAATATTACCAGACTGAGGCCCCCAAATATAACCGGACTGAGGCTCCAAGATATTATACTACAAAGGCCCCCGAGTATACCACAGCATATGCTGCACCgagctactacactgaagctccgaaatactacacaacaacctatgcaaccccatcctactacactgaggctcccaagtactaTTAA